The following coding sequences are from one Leptolyngbya sp. NIES-3755 window:
- a CDS encoding anthranilate synthase component I-like protein (similar to AA sequence:cyanobase_aa:LBDG_10080) has product MSLLPWIWRSLPLQHQTGSDVFAALFLQDDIATLLESPYPASPDYPQLGRFSICAGQPRANRVWTPEIGEILPFLDRLIQPSSSEAPEHLPFTGGWLGWLGYDLAWEIERLPYLKDETLPFPVAFWYEPECFAVLDHEQQTLWLAASNKHQLDQLEKQLSNSVQTSLKSSAFQTRFCMEQADYEAIVLKAKQHIRAGDIFQANLSLRFEARTEADSWAIYRSLQSINPSPFASYWKTPWGDVISCSPERLVKLENGIAQTRPIAGTRPRGTTPEHDRQLAQELLENTKEQAEHIMLVDLERNDLGRVCEWGTVQVDELLVVEHYSHVMHLVSNVVGKVRPEFNSVDVIRALFPGGTITGCPKVRCMEIIETLEPVRRSLFYGSCGYVDRRGNLDLNILIRTLLYAKAGDNAIVWGQVGAGIIADSDPEREWFESLQKARAQLAALGQNS; this is encoded by the coding sequence ATGTCTTTGCTTCCTTGGATTTGGCGATCGCTGCCCTTACAACATCAAACAGGTTCCGATGTCTTTGCTGCACTATTTTTGCAGGATGACATTGCAACCCTGTTAGAGAGTCCGTATCCTGCGTCGCCAGACTATCCGCAGTTGGGTCGATTTTCAATTTGTGCAGGTCAGCCGAGAGCAAATCGAGTTTGGACACCTGAGATCGGGGAAATTCTGCCGTTTCTCGATCGATTAATTCAGCCATCATCGTCTGAAGCTCCTGAACATTTGCCGTTTACAGGTGGATGGCTTGGATGGTTGGGCTATGATCTCGCTTGGGAAATCGAGCGGCTTCCGTATCTAAAAGATGAAACTTTACCGTTTCCAGTGGCGTTTTGGTATGAGCCAGAATGTTTTGCTGTATTAGATCATGAACAACAAACATTATGGTTAGCAGCAAGCAATAAACATCAGTTAGATCAGCTTGAAAAACAGCTATCTAATTCAGTTCAAACATCATTGAAAAGCTCTGCCTTTCAAACTCGATTTTGCATGGAGCAAGCGGACTATGAAGCGATCGTACTGAAAGCAAAACAGCACATTCGAGCCGGTGATATCTTTCAAGCCAATCTATCTCTAAGATTTGAAGCGAGAACTGAAGCAGACAGTTGGGCAATTTATCGATCGCTGCAATCGATCAATCCATCCCCATTCGCAAGCTATTGGAAGACACCTTGGGGGGATGTGATTAGCTGTTCTCCAGAACGATTGGTAAAACTTGAAAATGGCATTGCTCAAACGCGCCCGATCGCTGGAACTCGTCCGCGTGGAACCACACCCGAACACGATCGACAACTTGCACAAGAATTGTTAGAGAACACCAAAGAACAAGCAGAACATATCATGCTGGTCGATCTAGAGCGCAATGATTTAGGGCGAGTGTGTGAATGGGGAACAGTGCAAGTCGATGAACTATTGGTAGTTGAACATTACAGTCATGTGATGCACTTAGTGAGTAACGTTGTGGGGAAAGTACGACCAGAGTTCAATTCAGTTGATGTGATTCGTGCTTTGTTTCCGGGTGGAACGATTACTGGCTGTCCCAAAGTCCGGTGTATGGAAATTATTGAAACCTTGGAACCTGTACGACGTAGCTTGTTTTATGGCTCTTGTGGATATGTCGATCGACGTGGAAATTTAGATCTGAACATTCTGATCAGAACCTTACTTTACGCAAAAGCTGGAGATAACGCGATCGTCTGGGGACAAGTCGGAGCAGGAATTATAGCAGATAGCGATCCAGAACGTGAATGGTTTGAATCGCTGCAAAAAGCACGAGCACAACTGGCGGCACTCGGTCAGAACAGTTAG
- a CDS encoding amidohydrolase (similar to AA sequence:cyanobase_aa:LBDG_15460): MKDRIKDLALSLAPRLIEIRRHLHSHPELSGQEHQTAAYVAGVLSSCGLHVKEAIGKVGVVGELKGGDDPRLLAIRTDMDALPIQERTDLEFSSRKPGIMHACGHDVHTTVGLGTAMVLSQLGVPLPGRIRFLFQPAEEIAQGAQWMVEDGVMTDVNSILSVHVFPSIQSGKIGIRYGALTAAADDLELTIMGESGHGARPHEAIDAIWIASQVITALQQAISRTQNPLRPAVLTIGKISGGRAPNVIADQVTMSGTVRSLHPETNEMLPAWIENIVSNICQMYGAKYHMSYRRGTPSVQNDPKLTNLLETSAREVWGNESIQIIPEPSLGAEDFSCYLQHAPGSMFRLGVGFADRKNYPLHHPQFEVDETAIVTGVVTMACAAYRYWQL, translated from the coding sequence ATGAAAGACCGCATCAAAGATCTCGCCCTTTCGCTTGCTCCGCGCTTGATTGAAATCCGTCGCCATCTCCATAGCCACCCTGAACTGAGTGGACAAGAACACCAAACCGCAGCTTATGTTGCAGGTGTCCTCTCGTCTTGTGGACTGCATGTGAAAGAAGCGATCGGCAAAGTCGGTGTCGTGGGCGAACTCAAAGGCGGCGATGATCCGAGATTGTTAGCGATTCGGACAGATATGGATGCGCTCCCGATTCAAGAGCGAACTGATCTAGAATTTTCCTCACGCAAGCCTGGAATTATGCACGCTTGTGGACATGATGTTCATACGACCGTAGGATTAGGGACTGCAATGGTGCTTTCCCAGCTTGGAGTGCCTTTACCCGGTCGGATTCGATTCTTGTTTCAGCCTGCGGAGGAAATTGCTCAAGGGGCACAATGGATGGTCGAAGATGGGGTCATGACTGATGTGAATTCGATTCTTTCTGTCCATGTGTTTCCCAGTATTCAGTCTGGAAAAATTGGAATTCGGTATGGTGCTCTGACGGCTGCTGCGGATGATTTGGAATTGACAATCATGGGCGAATCGGGACATGGAGCGCGTCCGCATGAAGCGATCGATGCAATTTGGATCGCGTCTCAAGTGATTACGGCGCTCCAACAGGCGATCAGCCGAACTCAGAATCCATTACGCCCGGCTGTTTTAACGATCGGGAAAATTAGCGGTGGACGTGCTCCGAATGTGATTGCAGATCAGGTCACAATGTCAGGAACGGTTCGATCGCTGCATCCCGAAACTAATGAAATGCTTCCAGCGTGGATCGAGAACATTGTGTCGAATATTTGTCAGATGTATGGGGCAAAGTATCACATGAGCTATCGACGCGGAACGCCTTCTGTACAAAATGATCCAAAGCTCACGAACTTGCTCGAAACTTCTGCACGAGAGGTCTGGGGCAATGAGAGCATTCAAATCATTCCAGAGCCATCTTTAGGAGCAGAAGATTTCTCATGTTATTTGCAACATGCACCGGGCAGTATGTTCCGGTTAGGAGTGGGATTTGCCGATCGAAAAAACTATCCGCTGCATCATCCGCAATTTGAAGTCGATGAAACTGCGATCGTCACTGGCGTAGTGACAATGGCTTGCGCGGCTTATCGCTATTGGCAACTTTAA
- a CDS encoding hypothetical protein (hypothetical protein MicvaDRAFT_5376;~similar to AA sequence:cyanobase_aa:LBDG_19190), protein MNVLDPTVQFQHLQTQLRDRWRNVTEFDTSEADIIVIPSLSIDQRELLKIEGFLHYEERLLFSLIRLRNPRTRLVYVTSQPIHPSVIDYYLQLLPGIPFSHARDRLLLLSTYDSSLKPLSQKILDRPRLLDRIRQAVNPDRAYVICYNSTDVERDLSIQLNLPLYALDPALLNWGTKSGSRQIFAESGVPHPDGSELVWNAKDLAVVTAELWERNPELQRVVVKLNEGFSGEGNALLDLRPLNEFKPGIISHEQRVAKIYDRFAHLKFEAKTESWENYGDRIPELGAIAEAFIEGDHKLSPSAQGRVTPGGEVEILSTHDQILGGPSGQIYLGCRFPADETYRMRIQDLSLQVGQALAAKGALERFAVDFVAVKRDDQWEFHAIEINLRKGGTTHPFMTLKFLTNGRYDLSSGLFYSQHGRPKYYMATDNLQKSQYCGLLPNDLMDIIAHYGLHFDTSTETGTVFHLMGCLSEFGKLGLTSIGNSPQQAEDLYRRVVKAIDDETKSSEHGHLSTMRWNSGY, encoded by the coding sequence ATGAACGTGCTTGACCCGACCGTTCAGTTTCAGCATCTCCAAACCCAATTGCGCGATCGCTGGCGCAATGTCACCGAGTTTGATACCAGTGAAGCCGATATTATCGTGATTCCATCTCTCAGCATCGATCAGCGAGAATTGTTGAAGATCGAAGGCTTTCTCCATTATGAAGAACGACTATTATTTTCTCTCATTCGATTGCGAAATCCCAGAACTCGGCTAGTTTATGTCACTTCTCAGCCGATTCATCCAAGTGTAATTGATTATTATCTACAGCTATTGCCAGGAATTCCATTTTCCCATGCTCGCGATCGCTTACTTTTACTCTCGACTTACGATTCATCACTCAAACCATTGAGTCAAAAGATTCTAGATCGTCCAAGACTGCTCGATCGTATTCGACAAGCTGTGAATCCCGATCGAGCTTATGTGATTTGCTACAACTCCACCGATGTAGAACGGGATTTGTCGATTCAATTGAATCTCCCGTTATATGCACTTGATCCAGCTTTATTAAATTGGGGGACAAAGAGCGGCAGTCGGCAGATTTTTGCAGAAAGTGGAGTACCTCATCCAGATGGAAGTGAACTCGTTTGGAATGCGAAAGATCTTGCAGTTGTCACAGCCGAATTATGGGAACGCAATCCGGAACTACAACGAGTCGTGGTCAAATTAAATGAAGGCTTTTCTGGTGAAGGAAACGCACTACTTGATTTACGACCTTTAAACGAATTCAAGCCTGGAATCATTTCGCATGAACAACGAGTTGCGAAGATCTACGATCGCTTTGCTCATCTAAAATTCGAGGCGAAAACCGAATCTTGGGAAAATTATGGCGATCGAATTCCAGAATTAGGTGCGATCGCAGAAGCATTCATCGAGGGTGATCACAAACTGTCTCCGAGTGCTCAAGGTCGCGTCACTCCAGGCGGTGAAGTTGAAATTCTATCAACGCACGACCAAATTCTGGGGGGTCCGAGTGGACAAATCTATCTCGGTTGTCGATTTCCAGCGGATGAAACCTATCGAATGCGAATCCAAGATTTGAGTTTACAAGTCGGTCAAGCTTTGGCAGCAAAAGGAGCACTAGAACGATTTGCGGTGGATTTTGTCGCAGTGAAACGAGACGATCAATGGGAATTTCATGCGATCGAGATTAACCTCAGAAAAGGGGGAACAACGCATCCATTCATGACGCTGAAATTCCTGACCAACGGTCGATACGATCTTTCCAGCGGCTTATTCTACAGCCAACATGGAAGACCAAAATACTATATGGCAACAGATAATTTACAGAAATCACAATACTGTGGATTATTGCCGAATGATTTGATGGATATCATCGCGCACTATGGATTACATTTCGATACGAGTACAGAAACGGGAACAGTCTTTCACCTGATGGGATGCTTATCTGAATTCGGAAAATTAGGATTAACTAGCATTGGCAACTCACCACAGCAAGCAGAAGATCTATATCGTCGCGTTGTGAAAGCGATCGACGATGAAACCAAATCTTCCGAGCATGGACACCTATCGACAATGCGATGGAATAGCGGCTACTGA
- a CDS encoding 5-formyltetrahydrofolate cyclo-ligase (similar to AA sequence:cyanobase_aa:LBDG_19200) — MYKSDLRKLYLQKRCLLSLEECKLKSTQICEHLKAADLFNSAKTVLSYCSFRQEPDLQELLTIPKVWGLPRCVGKDLIWHQWTPGTLRSGKFGIQEPDPESPLIESEQVDLILVPCVMCDRRGYRLGYGGGFYDRMLSKPEWQGKTTIGILFNFAVVDEFAIDPWDQPLTAICTESGLIPSS; from the coding sequence ATGTATAAATCAGATCTGCGGAAGCTCTATCTTCAGAAGCGGTGTTTGCTCTCTCTTGAGGAGTGCAAGTTGAAGAGTACACAGATTTGCGAACACCTCAAAGCGGCTGACCTGTTCAATTCTGCGAAAACCGTTCTCTCGTATTGCAGTTTCCGTCAAGAACCGGATTTACAAGAATTGCTCACAATTCCAAAAGTTTGGGGATTGCCTCGATGTGTTGGAAAGGATTTAATCTGGCATCAATGGACACCCGGAACATTACGATCGGGAAAATTTGGCATTCAAGAACCCGATCCAGAGAGTCCATTGATTGAGAGTGAACAAGTAGATTTGATCTTAGTGCCTTGTGTCATGTGCGATCGACGTGGCTATCGCCTCGGTTATGGTGGCGGATTTTACGATCGGATGCTGAGCAAACCTGAATGGCAGGGAAAAACAACGATCGGCATTCTGTTTAATTTTGCAGTTGTGGATGAATTCGCGATCGATCCTTGGGATCAACCCCTGACTGCAATCTGTACAGAATCGGGGCTAATCCCAAGCAGTTAA